TCTTGAAAGCATTTCCAACTAGAGCTTCAGAGCCTTTTTGTGGTAACACTGACCTCTTGTGTCAATAACTACAATTACAATGGGGAGCCAGCAGAGTAAAGAAGTGCCCAAGAGAAATCCGTTATGATGGATACTGACCCATTGGAAGGAAAttgtggggagggagaggaacaAGAACAAGTAGAATTTCTAGTTGATATGGGGGGCAATATATTTGGTTTTAAACCAAGCTTTAACACCAGTGGGAGAAGATCATATTATAGTTAAAAGAGGCACTGGCCAAGCTGAAAAGGCTTCCTTATGTGAACCACTAAAATAGAAACTGGGAAAACAAATAGCTATACAGAAATTTTTAGATATGCCTTATGCACCACACACACTCCTGGGAAGGGATTGACTTGAACAATTAAATGCAGTCATGAGACttgaaaaaaggggaaattccTCTGGAGGTAGTCGCTCAAAATACATTGAAATTATGAGTTTACTTTTAGTTGATGTTCCCATAGAATGAAAAATCAGTGAAGACATCATAGCCCAGGTGTACTGTGTGGGCCatggagaaggcaggaagagCCAAAAGTGCATCATCAGCAGAGGTAAAGCTTAAGGAGGGACAATAGCAGGTAAGAGTAAAACAATATCCcttaaagaaagaagatagGGAAGGAATCCAGACggtaatggaaatatttttgcaatggGACCTGTTAAGAGAATGCAAATCTGATTTCAACACTCCCATATTACTGCTCCATAAACCTGGTGGAACATATAGAGTAGTCCAGGATTTGAGAGCAGTCAATAAAATATTAGAGGATTTATATGCTGTATTAGGGAATCCATATACTTTGTTAACAGTATTAACACCACAACTAACTTAGTTTACTGTTTCAGATTTGAAggatgctttcttttgcctCCCTCTCCATGAAGCCAGCCAAAAGATATTTGCCCTTCAATGGGAAAATCCTAAAAGTGGACAAGGAACTCAACTCATCTGGACTGGACTGCCTCAAAAATTCCCTCACCTTATATGGCAATCAACTTGCCAACGATGTCGAGTCTTGGGAATCCCCACCTGGGAAAGGAAGATTGCAACAAGACGTAGATGACATCCTGATTGCCACTGAAACAGAAGATACTTGCATGGCTTGGACAGTGAGTCTCTTGAATGTTTTAGGGCTCCAAGGGTACCGAGTGTCCAAGAAGAAAGCCCAGATACTGCAGAGAGAAGTCATTTACTTGGGCTGTGAGATTAGTGCCAGGCAAAGGACCTTAGGATGAGCCTGGAGGGAGGCTACATGCCAAACACCAAAGGCACAGAGTGCAAAGGAGCTGAGAACTTCTCTGGGAATGACCAGATCGTGTCACCTCTGGATCTGTAATTATGGACTGCTTGTTCAGCCCTGTATGCACTGATCAACACCGAGCAGAAGCATCTCCAATGGGATAAACCAGCTCCACGGGCCTTGGAACTACTGAAAAAGGCCCTAAtgtcagctccagccctggggctccctgACGTGAGTGagcctttatttttgttttctcatgagAAACAGGGAATCACCCCAGGAATATTAGCACAAGATCTGGGACCACACCATGGGGCAGTGCCTACATTTCTGAGCAATTGGATGCAGCTGCAGAAGGATGGCCAGGGTGCTTGGGTGTGGTAGCAGCTGTGGTGCTGAACATCCAAGAGGCAGGGAAATTCACCTTGGGACAGAAAATGACTGTGCTGGTGTCCCCTACAGGGTCTGCAGTATTAAAAGTGAAGGGCGGGCATTGGCTTCCTCCACAGGGATTCCTGAGGTCTCAAGCCATCATGGTAGAACAGGATGATGTGGAGATTGTGGTCACTAACATTGTCAATGCAGCTTCTTTCCTCAGTGGAAACACAGGGGAACAGGACACCAGGACTGCTTGGAAACCATTGAAGCAACGTGCTCAAGCCACCTGGATATAAATAATGCTCCAAAAGAACTCCTGAGATTATGAAAGGCAGTACAGCTCCCAAAGAAAATAGCAATCATGCACATCAGAGCACATCAAAAAGCAAACTCAGAAAAAGGAAACGACTTGGCGGACagagaggcaaaagaagcagcgaagagagaggaaaaggagcttgaattccagatggaaaaattTCTCTTGAGGGTAAGCCAAATTCTCACAAGAGGATGTAAAACTAATCACAGATCTGAAGGGGACATACAATAAAGAAGGGTGGGCCTACACTCCAGAAGGAAAGGCAATCATACCCAGCCATCTGATATGGTCTGTAGTGAAGGAAGAGCATAAGAAGACGCTTTGGGGAACAGAGGCCCTGCATAAGCACTTGGCTTGGGGCATCATAGCTTGAAAGTGACACACTACAGTAAGGCAAGTAACCCAACAGTGGGATCTCTGCCTCCAGACTAATCCCCAAAACACTCCAAAGCCAGAAATGGGTCAGACTGGGAGAGGGAATGGACCTGGCCAACAATGGCACATTGATTTTTCAGAACTCCCAAGAAAACGGGAGTTTGTTATTTATTGGTACGAACTGATACCTTCTGAGGATGGCCTGAGGCTTTTCCCACTAGAACTGCGGAGGCTCGAGAGGTGGTCAAGGTATTGATCAAAGAAATTGTACCACGATTTGGGGTCCGGCCGTCATCTCCTCAGACAGAAGAgcccattttatttcaaaggttGTACAACAGATTAGCAATACTCTGGGTATAGATTGGCAAAGACACACCCCATAGAGTCCCCAGTCAAGTGGACAAGTGGCAAAGATGAAGCACCTGATCAAGCAGCAAATGGTGAAATGAGGACAGGAGGCCAACCTGCCTTGGCCTCAGTCTCTCCCTTTAGCTCTCTTACACACATGAACTAAGCCAAGGGCAAAGGAAGGACTGAGTCCCTTTGGGATCCTGTGTGGGCGACCCTGTGAGGTGCAGAAGGGAACATCATCACAAGCAGAGGAAGAACCCATAACAGAATATATACTAGCCCTAGGAAAACAACTGAACAATATTAGAAAACATGTCTTGGGAACCTGGTGTAGGGGACTGCACAGACCAGTACATAATGTGCAACCTGGAGATTATGTCTGTGTAAAGTCTCTTGTAGAAAAGACTTTGGAAGCACAGTGGGAAAGAccattcccagtgctcctcACCTCCTTCACTGCAATCAAGATCAAAGAGCAAACTGCATGGAACTCTTGCAAATCTCTAAGGCAGGTGTTAAAAGTTACAATACACCATAACTCAGAGACTTTAAAAAGAgtctataaaaattaaaaagacacATCTCACCACTGCTGGGATGTGTTTTTTGGATGGTTTCCTACTGCAACAAGGTTTCTAAACTGATTGTGTCATCCTATGATAGTTTTAGGAATTCTAGATGGTTTaagttttgggctttttttttttattatttttttagaatttaaaaCTGTTCAGAAGGATGGCCACAATGGtctattgttttatttaatcaACTAGTTAAAGATAGTAATAGAGAATATAATAATTACATTAGGAAGCAAAAGAATTTGCATCACTTAGAAGAAAAGGGGTTGATTAATAGAGGAAGCATATATGCatatgaaaattcagaattttaggAGCATATAATGTGCTTCAACAGGTGAAGgggagaagaaaattatatatgACTTATTTAGCAATTTTGTAAAAGTAGAGAAACATCTTGTCCCAGAACACATAGGAATGTAACTTGTTAGGTAGAAACAAATACCAGAACACGTAGGCATTTGGTTGCTAGGTAAAGGCCATAGAGATAACATGTTTATTGTTGAAACTCAGTAAAGCAGGACTTAGATATTGTGAAGACACAATAAAGCAGAATGAATTGATTAGGAAACCAGAAAGAACCAGGCTCCTGGTTTTGGCCAGCATAAAGTGACCTGGGAATTAGCCAAACCTTTACTGGGCTGAATCAGATAGGGAGGAGGACTtcttacttcatcagaagacCCCTGCCTGTGAACACCAGGAGCCATGACACCACCAAAGACTAATTAAAATATGAAGTGCAAGTAGGTGGAGGGAATGGGTGGGGAGGGAAGTGTGATTTTGTGGGATCTATGTGTATTTAAACCCAGAACCTGTCTCGACCAGGTAACATAATTAGTGAAAATCTCACCTATGCAATCCACCTGGAATTAAACATACCTGCTTTAGAACTTCAAATTGTAAAGTCCTTATTTCGCAACTCAGCACCTAAccccttctttgcctcagttttcaaCAAGAAGACAGGTTGTCCTAAGGACAAGAGTTCTCCTGAGCTGGTAAATGGGCACAGAGAGCAGAAGAGCCCCCCTGCaatccaggaggaagcagctggggacctgctgagccactcagatgctcacaggtgtgtctgggaccagatgggatccatgctAGGGgcatgagggagctgctggatgagctccccaagctgctctccatcatttctcctcagtcctggctcagcagggagggcccagaggactggaggtgccaatgggagcccatccccaagaagggctgcaaggaggatgtggggaactgcaggcctgtcagcctgccctgggtgcccagcaaggggatggaacagatccccttgagagccatcccagggcacccccaggatggTCCAGGGAACAGAGGCAGCCAGCGTGGATTGCAATatctgcactgaggatctgcaggaggggattgagtccagcatcagcaaatttgcaggtgacaccaagctgggtgtgagtgtggatgtgctggagggtaggagggctgtgcacagggccttgcacaggctggatccagggcccaaatccaacagggtgaggctgaacaagaccaagggccgggtcctgcactttggccacaacaagccctgcagtgctgcaggctggggacagagtggctggacagtgggcaggcagaaagggacgtggggcagtgctggacagcaggctggacatgaggcagcagtgtgggcaggtgggcaagaaggccaatggctcctggcctggatcaggaatggtgtgggcagcaggagcagggcagggattcttcccctgtgctgggcactggtgaggctgcacctcgagtgctgtgtccagttctgggcccccaatttaggaaggacatggaggggctgaggtgtgtccagagaagggcaacaaggctggtgaggggtgtggaacacaagtcctgtgaggagtggctgagggagctggggttgtttacCCTGGAtgagaggaggctcaggggagacaaggtggtgtcagggcacaggttggacttgatgatctccaaGGCCTTTTCAAccttgctgattctgtgattctctgaaaccCCCCTTGGGGCagttgcaggatgagccctgggcctcctcttgtgaaggtgcagcagcccaggtccctcagcttctcccgacagccccaaagcccatcctgtcagtgctgcagagcctctgcagcccctcctcattgcccagagcagggagccccacaggcagacacagcagggcagatgtgcccccctggcctgtggtgcctctggcaagggagcagcaggaggcactgcaggagcctgcagacaattcctgaagcacttggaggatgatcctgctccccaagggacgTTCCCATGGTGTgatgctgtttgcccccagcctgcccacggccagcctggggctgctgacggggcttttctgtgctgagcattggcctggccgtgttgtggagagagcctgggcaaggagcctgcagcccccaggccctggcctgaggcgtcagcgctgccccagcagtgcccatggcctgtccctgctgcagccccggcactgccacccccagccctgtgcccggccccgagagcactcaggccctacagcaacagcagggccaggagggcagcggggcagggccacggcagcagcactggcaacaccaagtgctgctgctgctgggcacagctgctgtgccagcactgatctgccccagctctgcacacagacactgctgctgcagccacagagaaggaaacaaaattgggattttcagtgaaaattttttgGGAGATCCTTTAGTTCATCTAAAGCAACTGAGAGTGCAGCCTCTCATTGACTCAGTCTGAGGCCAGATGAAAGGTggatagaaaaaaatcagaaagggCACAAAAATATCATTTGCTTCTGGGCAACATATGAAAAGTAAAAGATAGAGAAAGAACCTCAAAAATGAAATCAGGAAGAAATATCAAAGATTACTTTTATTGCAAATGATTTACAGAAATTTTCCAGCAGTTAAATGTTTTTGAAACCCTCCAGTGATCAGtgtccacactgcagccttgagctcctggttcctcaggctgtagatgagggggttcagggctggaggcatCACTGAGTACAGAAATGACACTgccagatccagggatggggaggagatggacGGGGGCTTCAGGTAGGCAAAAATCGCAGTGCTGAGGAATAGGGAGaccacagccaggtgagggaggcaggtggaaaaggctttgtgccgtccctgcccagaggggattctcagcacagccctgaagatctgcacatacgagaaaaaaatgaacacaaaacagccAAAACCTACACAGACACTAACAGCAAGAAGCCCAAGTTCCCTGAGgtaggatttggagcaggagagcttgaggatgtgtgggatttcacagaagaactggcccagggcattgccatggcacaggggcagggaaaatgtattggctgtgtgcagcagagcgtagagaaaggcactggcccaggcagctgctgccatgtgggcacaagctctgctgcccaggagggtcccgtagtgcaggggtttgcagatggacacgtagcGGTCGTAGCACATCACGGTTAGGAGGGCGAGCTCCGATGCAACAAAGAAGACAAGCAAAAACACCTGTGCAGCACATCCTTCATAGgagatgttcctggtgtcccagagggaattgtgcatggctttggggacagtggtgcagatggagcccaggtcgctgagggccaggttaagcaggaagaagaacatggggctgtgcaggaggtggccgcaggctacggcgctgatgatgaggccgttggccaggagggcagccagggagatggccaggaagaggcagaagtgcaggagctgcagctgccatgtgtgtgccaatggcagcaggaggaagtggctgatggagctgctgttggacatttGCTGTGTCTGGACATTCCAAGctgcagaaagaggaaagaCAGTGACATTTGAGGTGACATTTCCCATAGGAGAGTCAAAGCCCTTTCTCACAGACCCTTTCCTGCCATTAAACACGTCCCCCTTCTCTATGTCTAGGAGATCTTCCTTCACCTTGGTTGCTGGAGCCCTGATTGCTGCTGGCCAATGTTCTGTGAGGAGCCAGACCTTGACCTGCAGGTCACCTGGGAGTCTGTCCTGACCTTCAGTCAGTGCAGTAGAACAGTGAGGGCAGGGACCAGTCCTGGTGTTTTAACCTGGATAAAGACTATCTTCCTAAGGCACAGGACCTgccagagagaaggaagggggATTGTAGGTGTCAGAAGGAGAAATTCTGCTGCACCTGGGGAGAACAGAGAGTCCAATAAGGCGGGAGGATTGTCTGAGGCTTAGTGCAGACTGATGGGAGCTGCTCTTTCTCTGTGACGTG
This sequence is a window from Prinia subflava isolate CZ2003 ecotype Zambia chromosome 27, Cam_Psub_1.2, whole genome shotgun sequence. Protein-coding genes within it:
- the LOC134562278 gene encoding olfactory receptor 14C36-like; this encodes MSNSSSISHFLLLPLAHTWQLQLLHFCLFLAISLAALLANGLIISAVACGHLLHSPMFFFLLNLALSDLGSICTTVPKAMHNSLWDTRNISYEGCAAQVFLLVFFVASELALLTVMCYDRYVSICKPLHYGTLLGSRACAHMAAAAWASAFLYALLHTANTFSLPLCHGNALGQFFCEIPHILKLSCSKSYLRELGLLAVSVCVGFGCFVFIFFSYVQIFRAVLRIPSGQGRHKAFSTCLPHLAVVSLFLSTAIFAYLKPPSISSPSLDLAVSFLYSVMPPALNPLIYSLRNQELKAAVWTLITGGFQKHLTAGKFL